From Marivirga harenae, one genomic window encodes:
- a CDS encoding vWA domain-containing protein has protein sequence MLGYRFTKYLAHKDLSDTTFDQLFNVFNELLIITGGDVSEALNWLTNIDKQYNITDANYGMGDFIEDLKNKGFISDKTPDGSFEITAKTEQNIRKNALEEIFGKLKKSGKGEHKTNFTGLGEEPGTDRRNYEFGDLLHQISMTDSLRNAQINHGLGDFMLTEDDLEVVESEYKTQTSTVLMIDISHSMILYGEDRITPAKKVAMALAELITKKYKKDTLDIIVFGNDAWQIQIKDLPYLQVGPYHTNTIAGLELAMDLLRRRKNKNKQIFMITDGKPTCMKQGIKYYKNSFGLDPKILNKTLNLGAQCKRLGIPITTFMIASDPYLQEFVKEFTTVNNGSAYYSSLQGLGNLVFEDYKRNRKKRY, from the coding sequence ATGTTAGGTTATAGGTTCACAAAATATTTAGCTCACAAAGATTTATCAGACACCACATTTGATCAATTATTCAATGTGTTTAATGAACTATTGATTATTACCGGTGGTGATGTAAGTGAGGCTTTGAATTGGCTCACCAATATTGATAAGCAATATAATATTACAGATGCTAACTATGGGATGGGCGATTTCATAGAAGATTTAAAGAATAAAGGCTTTATCTCAGACAAAACCCCAGATGGATCTTTTGAAATCACTGCCAAAACAGAGCAGAATATTAGAAAAAATGCTTTGGAAGAAATTTTCGGAAAACTGAAGAAATCCGGAAAGGGCGAGCACAAAACCAATTTTACTGGACTAGGAGAAGAACCCGGAACGGACAGAAGAAATTATGAGTTTGGGGATCTATTGCACCAAATCTCCATGACAGATTCCTTACGAAATGCTCAAATCAACCATGGATTAGGAGATTTCATGCTAACTGAAGATGATTTAGAGGTAGTTGAAAGCGAATATAAAACACAGACTTCTACTGTTTTGATGATTGATATCTCACACTCCATGATTTTGTATGGGGAAGATAGAATAACCCCAGCCAAAAAAGTAGCAATGGCTTTAGCTGAACTTATCACCAAGAAGTATAAAAAAGATACTCTTGATATTATTGTTTTTGGCAATGATGCATGGCAAATTCAAATTAAAGATTTACCATATCTGCAGGTGGGTCCCTATCACACCAACACGATTGCAGGATTAGAGTTAGCTATGGACTTGCTAAGAAGAAGAAAAAATAAGAATAAACAAATTTTCATGATTACGGATGGGAAACCAACTTGCATGAAACAAGGCATTAAATACTACAAAAACAGCTTTGGACTAGATCCTAAAATATTGAATAAAACGCTCAATTTAGGGGCACAATGCAAAAGGCTGGGCATTCCGATTACTACTTTCATGATTGCTTCAGACCCATATCTCCAAGAATTTGTTAAGGAATTTACCACAGTAAATAATGGCAGTGCTTATTATAGCAGTTTGCAAGGACTTGGCAATTTAGTTTTTGAAGATTATAAAAGAAATAGAAAAAAAAGATACTGA
- a CDS encoding sterol desaturase family protein translates to MDLAQDKNIKGSGTKNLFKNPILEKLTRSHFSIPLSILAIISIYLAYLALSKFNIDGIVFTALFISGFFGWTLGEYLIHRYVFHMDDDKRWKRWITYTFHGIHHEYPKDKDRIVMPPAGAILISSVIFAAFWLIIQDYAFAVVPGFLIGYLVYAFVHYAIHAYQPPKNFLKWLWINHSIHHYKHPDQYFGVSSPFWDYVFNTIPNKKK, encoded by the coding sequence ATGGATTTAGCTCAAGACAAAAATATTAAAGGTTCGGGAACCAAAAATTTGTTTAAAAACCCCATACTAGAAAAATTAACAAGAAGTCATTTTTCTATACCCTTAAGTATTCTAGCAATCATTTCTATCTACTTAGCTTATTTAGCACTAAGCAAATTCAACATTGATGGAATTGTATTTACTGCATTGTTTATTTCAGGTTTCTTTGGTTGGACTTTAGGAGAATACCTTATCCATCGCTACGTCTTTCACATGGACGATGACAAAAGATGGAAAAGATGGATTACTTATACTTTTCATGGCATCCATCATGAATACCCAAAAGACAAAGATAGAATTGTGATGCCACCTGCAGGTGCAATTTTAATCAGTAGTGTAATTTTTGCTGCCTTTTGGCTAATTATACAAGATTATGCATTTGCAGTTGTGCCTGGATTCTTAATCGGTTATCTCGTTTACGCATTTGTTCATTATGCTATTCATGCATATCAACCTCCAAAAAATTTCCTGAAATGGTTATGGATTAATCATAGTATACATCATTATAAACATCCTGATCAATATTTTGGAGTATCTTCTCCTTTTTGGGACTATGTATTTAATACCATTCCCAACAAGAAGAAATAA
- the bshA gene encoding N-acetyl-alpha-D-glucosaminyl L-malate synthase BshA, whose amino-acid sequence MNIGIVCYPTFGGSGVVATELGKALAKNGHNVHFITYSQPTRLDFFNENLFYHEVDIRTYPLFQYPPYELALASKMVDVAQHEKLDLLHVHYAIPHASAAYMAKQILKEKNIDIPVVTTLHGTDITLVGKDPSYEPVVTFSINKSDGVTAVSEDLKKDTLEHFDIYQHIEVIPNFIDLGRFKRQKKDHFKTAICPNGEKLMVHTSNFRKVKRVEDVIYVFNNVRKIIPAKLLLVGDGPERIKMEKLCRELGTCDDIRFLGKLEAVEEVLSVSDLFLMPSEKESFGLAALEAMSCEVPVISSNAGGIPELNIDGVTGFTCNVGDVKDMTEKSLHILADENLDQFKKNALERAKKFDITNILPLYENFYSKILKKEVTERI is encoded by the coding sequence ATGAATATAGGAATAGTTTGTTATCCTACCTTTGGTGGAAGTGGAGTTGTAGCAACAGAATTGGGAAAAGCACTGGCAAAGAATGGACATAATGTTCATTTTATTACTTACTCACAGCCTACTCGTTTAGATTTTTTTAATGAAAATTTATTCTATCATGAGGTAGATATTCGAACGTATCCGCTGTTCCAATACCCTCCATATGAATTGGCATTAGCCAGTAAAATGGTAGATGTTGCCCAGCACGAGAAACTAGATTTATTACACGTGCACTATGCGATACCCCATGCATCGGCCGCTTATATGGCTAAACAAATTCTTAAAGAGAAGAATATTGACATTCCAGTGGTAACTACCCTGCATGGGACAGATATTACATTAGTGGGTAAAGATCCTTCTTACGAGCCTGTTGTCACGTTCAGCATCAATAAATCTGATGGAGTAACTGCCGTTTCAGAAGATTTAAAAAAAGATACTTTAGAGCACTTTGATATATATCAGCATATTGAAGTTATACCTAATTTTATTGATCTAGGTAGGTTTAAAAGACAGAAAAAAGATCATTTCAAAACCGCAATTTGCCCAAATGGTGAAAAGTTGATGGTACACACTTCAAACTTTCGCAAAGTCAAAAGAGTAGAGGATGTTATCTACGTTTTTAATAATGTACGTAAAATCATTCCAGCAAAACTTCTGCTAGTTGGTGACGGTCCAGAGAGGATCAAAATGGAAAAGTTATGCAGAGAATTAGGCACCTGCGATGATATTCGCTTTTTAGGTAAATTAGAAGCTGTAGAAGAAGTACTTTCAGTAAGTGATCTATTTCTAATGCCTTCCGAAAAAGAAAGTTTTGGATTGGCGGCATTAGAAGCCATGTCATGCGAAGTACCAGTCATATCTTCTAATGCAGGAGGAATTCCTGAATTAAACATTGATGGCGTTACGGGCTTCACTTGTAATGTCGGAGATGTGAAGGACATGACAGAGAAATCACTCCATATTTTAGCAGATGAAAACCTAGATCAATTCAAAAAGAATGCCCTTGAAAGAGCCAAGAAATTTGATATCACGAATATATTACCTCTCTACGAAAATTTCTATTCCAAAATTCTTAAAAAAGAAGTAACTGAAAGGATATGA
- a CDS encoding NRDE family protein translates to MCTLTYLPLSEEQYILTSNRDESPDRGQSFFPAYHHVEGKNIVFPQDPKAGGTWVATSDKGISVCLLNGAYEPHEIKPPYRMSRGLVVMEAIECIKPDEFFKNYDFTDIEPFTMVVLFHDPQLKILEFKWDGENTFLVEKDPKSPHLWASAQLYTKESIENRNTWFKKWLSENSVYSVDAIREFHKNAGNGDLQNDMIMDRGVVKTLSITSICSLKGIMKMTNHNLLENQIQEISLSQHVNQEFSHHIL, encoded by the coding sequence ATGTGCACACTTACATATTTACCACTTTCTGAAGAGCAGTATATATTGACGTCCAATCGAGATGAAAGTCCAGATAGGGGTCAGTCATTTTTCCCTGCCTATCACCACGTAGAAGGTAAGAATATAGTGTTCCCGCAAGATCCAAAAGCTGGAGGGACCTGGGTTGCAACATCTGATAAAGGAATCAGCGTATGTTTACTAAATGGAGCTTACGAACCGCACGAGATCAAGCCTCCATACAGAATGAGCAGAGGTCTGGTTGTGATGGAAGCAATTGAATGCATAAAGCCTGATGAATTTTTTAAAAATTACGATTTTACAGACATTGAACCGTTTACGATGGTTGTTCTATTTCATGATCCACAGTTAAAGATTCTTGAATTTAAATGGGACGGTGAAAATACTTTTTTAGTGGAGAAAGACCCTAAAAGTCCACATTTATGGGCTTCTGCTCAACTCTATACCAAAGAATCTATAGAGAACAGAAACACATGGTTTAAAAAATGGCTAAGTGAAAACAGTGTATACTCTGTTGACGCCATCCGAGAATTTCACAAGAATGCTGGAAACGGGGATCTTCAAAATGATATGATTATGGACCGAGGAGTTGTAAAAACGCTAAGCATAACCAGCATTTGTTCCCTGAAAGGCATTATGAAAATGACCAATCATAACTTATTAGAAAATCAAATTCAGGAAATTAGCTTATCCCAGCATGTGAACCAAGAATTCTCACATCATATCCTGTAA
- a CDS encoding glycoside hydrolase family 3 N-terminal domain-containing protein, producing the protein MFKKVFFLTFINILLVTSSLFAQKTLYPKWVDNTYHAMSLDEKIGQLFMVAAYSNKDEQHVKNLEILIENHHIGGLIFFQGGPVREINITNRLQAKSKTPLWIGMDAEWGLGMRLDSTMNFPKQMTLGAIQNNDLIYDMGAEIARQAKLLGIHVNFAPVVDVNNNIKNPVIGYRSFGEDKENVAQKGVAYMKGMQENGLMANAKHFPGHGDTDSDSHMTLPVIKHDTTRLNEIELYPFKKLIENKVNSMMVAHLHIPAYDKTPNKATTLSSNVVTDLLKEKLGFDGLIFTDALNMKGVSDYYAPGETDLLAFKAGNDVLLFPMNVPSAVKMIKNALKQKELTEERLEESVKKILHAKYKLGLHTGFKKLKIDNINEKLHTADAKNLNERLYAEAATLVKNEKKFLPIHILDTTNFASISLRGSKNSIFQQYLSKYADFTHYNLSKDNMDLGDYSRLMDQLSQYETVVVGIHDMNNSSSKRFGLKSEDLLFLQNLSEKANVVLAVFGNAYSLKYLQSFQHVLLMYEDNDITQKLAPQMLFGAKAIKGKLPVSVAPNMPAGTGLNSTTLNRFGYSSPLDVGMDPKILAEIDAIAEEAIKTEATPGCQILVAKDGQIVYEKNYGYQTYHKYSKVDDETIYDLASITKVSATLQSIMFLYDRGIIDLDKKIVNYLPELKKSNKQNMTLRNILTHQAGLVPYVPFWRQTHDMFGLKTPLYQNHEASLYPHQLASGLYGHQVLGDSIWQWVIDSELLEKPRWKKNYDYRYSDMGYYIMQKISERMMNMTYEEFLAENFYKPMGMKTMGFLPLCRFPESQIAPTENDLVFRNDLIKGWVHDQGAAMVGGIAGHAGLFSNAKDLAILMQMNLWDGTYGGVRYFSKGTVPYFTRKQFDENRRGLGWDKPVEEEGPSPTSHYASPLTFGHTGFTGTAAWADPEFGLVYIFLSNRVYPDANNRKLISSNIRTRIMDIIYQSIFEYESQQEEYVN; encoded by the coding sequence ATGTTTAAAAAAGTTTTTTTCTTAACATTTATTAATATTTTGCTTGTTACAAGCTCACTTTTTGCACAAAAAACATTGTACCCAAAATGGGTTGACAATACCTACCACGCAATGAGCTTAGATGAGAAAATTGGTCAACTTTTCATGGTGGCTGCATATTCCAATAAAGACGAACAACATGTTAAAAATTTAGAGATTCTGATCGAAAATCATCACATAGGGGGGTTGATATTTTTTCAAGGTGGTCCAGTTCGGGAAATAAACATCACCAATAGATTACAGGCAAAGTCGAAAACCCCATTATGGATTGGAATGGACGCAGAATGGGGCTTGGGCATGAGATTGGATAGCACCATGAATTTCCCTAAGCAAATGACCTTAGGAGCGATTCAAAATAATGATTTGATTTATGATATGGGTGCAGAAATTGCGAGGCAAGCTAAATTACTTGGCATACACGTAAATTTCGCGCCAGTTGTAGATGTTAATAACAACATTAAAAACCCCGTTATAGGCTATCGTTCCTTCGGAGAAGACAAAGAAAACGTTGCTCAAAAAGGAGTAGCCTACATGAAGGGAATGCAAGAAAATGGTTTAATGGCCAACGCTAAGCATTTTCCTGGACATGGAGATACGGATTCTGATTCTCATATGACATTGCCTGTAATTAAACATGATACTACTAGGCTGAATGAAATAGAACTGTATCCGTTCAAAAAATTGATCGAGAATAAAGTCAATAGCATGATGGTAGCTCACTTGCATATCCCTGCTTATGATAAAACGCCTAATAAGGCCACAACACTTTCTTCAAATGTAGTTACTGACTTATTGAAAGAAAAATTAGGTTTTGATGGGCTCATTTTTACTGACGCATTAAATATGAAAGGCGTAAGTGATTATTATGCTCCAGGAGAAACTGACTTATTAGCCTTTAAGGCCGGAAATGATGTTCTGCTTTTCCCTATGAATGTTCCCAGTGCAGTTAAAATGATTAAAAATGCATTGAAGCAAAAGGAATTGACAGAAGAAAGATTAGAGGAAAGTGTAAAGAAAATTCTTCATGCAAAATACAAATTGGGCTTACATACTGGATTTAAGAAATTGAAAATTGATAATATTAATGAAAAGCTCCATACAGCAGACGCAAAAAATCTAAACGAAAGACTTTATGCTGAAGCAGCTACACTTGTAAAAAATGAAAAGAAGTTTCTTCCAATACATATCTTAGATACTACCAATTTTGCCTCAATATCTTTAAGAGGCAGCAAAAACAGCATATTTCAGCAATATTTAAGTAAATATGCAGATTTTACGCACTACAATTTATCGAAAGACAACATGGACTTGGGTGATTACAGTCGACTAATGGATCAGTTAAGCCAGTATGAAACGGTGGTGGTAGGCATTCACGACATGAATAATTCTTCCTCAAAGAGATTTGGTTTAAAATCCGAAGATTTACTTTTCCTTCAAAATTTGTCAGAAAAAGCCAATGTTGTTTTGGCTGTTTTTGGAAATGCTTATAGTTTAAAATACTTGCAATCCTTTCAGCATGTTCTTTTGATGTATGAGGACAATGACATTACACAAAAATTGGCTCCTCAGATGCTTTTTGGAGCTAAGGCAATAAAAGGAAAGTTACCTGTATCTGTTGCACCTAATATGCCCGCAGGTACTGGACTCAATTCTACAACTCTTAATAGATTTGGCTACAGCAGCCCATTGGATGTTGGAATGGATCCAAAAATATTGGCAGAAATTGACGCTATAGCCGAAGAAGCCATTAAAACAGAAGCAACACCTGGTTGCCAAATACTAGTAGCAAAAGACGGACAGATTGTCTATGAAAAAAACTATGGGTATCAAACCTATCACAAGTATTCGAAGGTAGATGACGAAACTATTTATGACCTAGCTTCCATCACTAAAGTATCGGCCACTCTTCAAAGCATCATGTTTCTGTATGATAGGGGAATTATTGATTTAGATAAAAAAATAGTCAATTATTTACCTGAGCTGAAAAAAAGCAACAAACAGAATATGACCTTACGTAATATTTTAACGCATCAAGCAGGTTTAGTTCCATATGTCCCTTTTTGGAGACAAACTCATGATATGTTTGGATTGAAAACACCTTTATATCAGAATCATGAAGCTTCGCTTTATCCGCATCAGTTGGCCTCTGGGCTTTATGGACATCAGGTATTAGGTGATTCTATTTGGCAATGGGTCATTGATTCTGAACTGTTGGAAAAGCCCAGATGGAAAAAGAATTATGATTATAGGTATTCTGATATGGGTTATTACATTATGCAAAAGATCAGTGAACGTATGATGAATATGACTTATGAAGAATTTTTAGCTGAAAATTTCTACAAACCAATGGGCATGAAAACTATGGGTTTTTTACCCTTATGTCGATTTCCTGAATCGCAAATTGCCCCTACTGAAAATGATTTAGTTTTTAGAAATGATCTGATAAAAGGCTGGGTGCATGATCAAGGTGCGGCCATGGTTGGAGGAATTGCAGGGCATGCAGGCTTGTTTAGCAATGCGAAGGATCTGGCCATTTTAATGCAAATGAATTTATGGGACGGCACCTACGGAGGAGTACGATATTTTAGTAAAGGCACGGTGCCATATTTTACAAGAAAGCAATTTGACGAAAATAGAAGAGGTTTAGGTTGGGACAAACCAGTGGAAGAAGAAGGTCCTTCCCCAACATCTCATTATGCCTCTCCCCTAACTTTCGGACACACCGGCTTTACAGGAACTGCCGCTTGGGCAGATCCTGAGTTTGGTCTGGTTTATATCTTTTTGTCTAACAGGGTTTATCCTGATGCCAATAACAGAAAACTGATCTCTTCAAATATTCGAACCCGCATTATGGATATTATCTATCAATCTATTTTTGAATATGAATCTCAGCAAGAGGAGTATGTCAATTGA
- the mutL gene encoding DNA mismatch repair endonuclease MutL → MSDIIQLLPDAIANQIAAGEVVQRPASVVKELLENSIDAGSSKIKLVVKDAGKQLIQVIDDGIGMSETDARMCFERHATSKIRKSDDLFALKTMGFRGEAMASIAAVAQVELKTKTPEAELGVLLQVEASEIRNQSHTAHTGGTTISIKNLFYNVPARRNFLKSNAVEMRHIIDEFHRVALANPRVAFSLHQNDMDVYQLNAGKLSQRIVGLFGKNYQEQLVSCEETTDQLKIYGYIGKPEFAKKTRGEQFFFVNNRYIKSGYLHHAVVNGFEGLLAKEAHPFYVLCLEIDPKRIDVNVHPTKTEIKFDDERMVYGILAAAIRQALGAHNVAPALDFDSDVNFSFNAPRRNRIDEFSTKAANYQKFKQPKDNDGEWDKILSNFQELSDKISKEDQQDVKDDRQESMTFGSSINEERETKTPKSEWGEAKSSIFQIHQKYIATQVKSGLMLVDQQAAHERILFEKFNRHLQHSDGSSQQFLFPEQVQLSTPDYTLVMDMEEELKALGFVISSFGKDTVVINGAPTELTDTSVKSVFEGLIDQFKHNKNVLSISKNENIARSLAKRSAIRGGHKLNAEEMNALIDKLFACQNPNYAPSGNSTFIIFDLDKIASFFN, encoded by the coding sequence ATGTCAGATATAATTCAGTTGTTGCCTGATGCAATTGCCAATCAAATTGCTGCTGGTGAAGTGGTTCAAAGACCCGCATCTGTAGTAAAGGAATTATTGGAAAATTCCATTGATGCTGGAAGTTCCAAAATTAAATTGGTGGTGAAAGATGCAGGTAAGCAACTTATACAAGTGATAGATGATGGCATAGGGATGTCTGAAACTGATGCTAGGATGTGTTTTGAACGACATGCTACTTCTAAAATTCGGAAATCAGACGATTTATTTGCGTTAAAAACGATGGGATTCCGTGGAGAGGCCATGGCTTCAATTGCAGCGGTTGCACAAGTTGAGCTTAAAACCAAAACCCCAGAAGCTGAACTTGGTGTTTTGCTTCAAGTTGAAGCATCAGAAATCAGAAATCAATCCCACACAGCTCATACGGGTGGGACAACCATTTCAATTAAGAATCTTTTTTATAATGTTCCTGCAAGAAGGAATTTTCTGAAATCCAATGCCGTGGAAATGAGACATATAATCGATGAATTCCATCGAGTGGCTCTTGCAAATCCGCGGGTAGCATTTAGTTTGCACCAAAATGATATGGATGTTTACCAGCTCAATGCTGGCAAATTAAGCCAAAGGATAGTAGGCTTATTTGGAAAAAATTATCAAGAGCAATTAGTTTCTTGTGAGGAAACCACAGATCAATTAAAAATTTATGGTTATATAGGGAAACCGGAATTCGCCAAAAAAACTCGTGGTGAGCAGTTTTTCTTTGTCAACAACCGATACATCAAAAGCGGATATTTGCATCATGCAGTAGTCAACGGTTTTGAAGGATTATTGGCAAAAGAGGCACATCCTTTTTATGTTTTGTGTCTGGAAATTGATCCTAAAAGAATTGATGTAAATGTTCATCCTACCAAGACCGAGATCAAATTTGATGATGAAAGGATGGTTTACGGTATTTTAGCAGCGGCTATTCGACAAGCCTTAGGAGCACATAATGTAGCACCAGCTTTGGATTTTGACAGTGATGTGAATTTTAGTTTCAATGCTCCACGAAGAAATAGAATTGATGAATTCTCAACGAAAGCGGCCAATTATCAAAAGTTTAAACAACCCAAAGATAATGATGGGGAGTGGGATAAAATCTTGTCTAATTTTCAGGAGCTAAGTGATAAAATTAGTAAAGAAGATCAACAGGATGTTAAAGATGATCGACAAGAATCCATGACTTTCGGTAGCTCCATCAATGAAGAAAGAGAGACCAAAACCCCTAAATCTGAATGGGGAGAAGCTAAATCAAGTATTTTCCAGATTCATCAAAAGTATATTGCTACGCAGGTCAAATCCGGTTTGATGTTAGTGGATCAGCAGGCTGCGCACGAAAGAATTTTATTTGAAAAATTCAATCGCCATTTACAGCATAGTGACGGAAGTTCACAACAGTTCCTTTTTCCGGAGCAAGTGCAACTATCAACTCCTGATTATACTTTGGTGATGGATATGGAAGAGGAACTAAAAGCACTGGGATTCGTAATTTCTTCTTTCGGGAAAGATACGGTGGTGATTAATGGTGCACCCACGGAATTGACAGATACTTCCGTAAAATCGGTGTTTGAAGGGTTGATAGATCAGTTTAAACATAATAAAAATGTATTGAGCATATCAAAAAATGAAAATATAGCTCGTTCTTTGGCAAAGAGGTCAGCCATAAGAGGAGGCCATAAATTGAATGCAGAAGAGATGAATGCCTTGATTGATAAATTATTTGCCTGTCAAAATCCCAATTATGCACCCTCAGGTAATTCAACTTTTATTATTTTTGACCTTGATAAAATTGCAAGTTTCTTCAACTAA
- a CDS encoding NAD(P)-binding domain-containing protein, with the protein MASVSILGCGWLGFPLAEKLVNEGYKVKGSSTTSSKIKDLQKARIEAYQIELPKSKIDSNFFASDFLIVNIPPQTSKKGVDHHRESLEAIVNQIPQKQKIIYVSSTSVYPKVDHSIDEDHDLDLQSDRSKALIQAEELLIEHFRERLTIIRFGGLLGYDRIPGKYFSNKKLEQHQQKVNYIHQDDAIGLILAVLSTNKWGYVINGVAPKHPTKKEVFNQNSKDFNFPPPVFGNEQQVLTNRIIKSIKIEHILDYSFIYPDPLHFFYTN; encoded by the coding sequence ATGGCATCCGTAAGTATTTTAGGTTGTGGGTGGTTAGGGTTTCCTCTTGCTGAAAAATTAGTAAATGAGGGCTACAAAGTAAAAGGAAGTTCAACGACCTCATCGAAAATAAAAGACTTACAAAAAGCAAGGATAGAGGCGTATCAAATTGAACTACCCAAGAGTAAGATTGATTCTAATTTTTTTGCTTCAGATTTTTTAATCGTTAATATCCCTCCTCAAACCTCCAAAAAAGGAGTAGACCATCATCGAGAAAGTTTAGAGGCAATCGTAAACCAGATTCCCCAAAAGCAAAAAATAATTTATGTAAGTTCCACTTCTGTATATCCTAAAGTTGATCATTCTATCGATGAAGATCATGATTTGGATTTACAATCAGACAGGAGCAAAGCGCTGATTCAGGCTGAAGAGCTACTCATAGAACACTTTAGAGAAAGACTAACTATCATCCGTTTTGGCGGTTTATTGGGATACGATAGAATACCTGGAAAATATTTCTCAAACAAAAAATTAGAACAACACCAGCAAAAGGTAAATTATATTCATCAAGATGATGCCATAGGCTTAATTTTGGCTGTTTTATCTACAAATAAATGGGGTTATGTAATAAACGGTGTTGCACCAAAACACCCCACGAAAAAAGAGGTGTTCAATCAAAATTCCAAAGACTTTAATTTCCCGCCCCCAGTTTTTGGAAATGAACAACAAGTTTTGACTAACAGAATCATCAAAAGCATTAAAATTGAACATATTTTAGATTATTCATTCATTTACCCTGACCCTTTGCATTTTTTTTATACTAATTAA
- a CDS encoding magnesium chelatase, whose protein sequence is MSYETLATQDKLKITTLKELMESGYQPKTVKEELRQNLIKKMRAGENVFEGIWGYEDTVIPDIQRAILSRHNINLLGLRGQAKTRIARMMTLLLDEYIPVLRGCELNDDPMQPLSRQAQDILEEKGNEAPVVWMHREERYTEKLATPDVSVADLIGDVDPIKAATLKLPYSDERVIHYGLIPRSHRGIFVINELPDLQARIQVALFNILQEGDIQIRGFKLRLPLDLQFVFTANPEDYTNRGSIITPLKDRIDAQIITHYPESIEIGRKITAQEAAIKDEQNDVVELNDLSKDLIEQIAIEARSSEYIDEKSGVSARLTISAFESLISAAERRSLVNKEEKVYVRMSDFTGVVPAITGKVELVYEGEQEGPGIVAQTLVGKAIRSQFDHYFPNPEELRKDREKKNPYKSIIKWFNDGKKIDLFHDDTEKDYQKKLKEIPGLKDLVKTHHSGLSEKETYFMMEFALHGMAEYSLLSKHALAKGHSFKDLLSSMLNFEDSAENDDDFNI, encoded by the coding sequence ATGAGCTACGAAACACTCGCTACCCAAGATAAATTAAAAATCACAACCCTAAAAGAATTAATGGAAAGTGGTTATCAACCAAAAACCGTAAAAGAAGAACTCCGACAAAATCTTATAAAAAAGATGAGAGCAGGGGAAAATGTTTTCGAAGGTATTTGGGGATATGAGGATACAGTAATACCAGATATTCAAAGAGCAATTCTTTCTCGTCATAACATCAATCTGTTGGGTCTTAGGGGTCAAGCAAAAACACGTATTGCCAGAATGATGACTTTATTACTGGATGAGTACATTCCTGTTTTGAGAGGGTGCGAACTGAATGATGATCCTATGCAACCACTTTCTAGACAGGCACAAGATATTTTAGAGGAAAAAGGGAATGAAGCCCCCGTGGTTTGGATGCACCGAGAAGAACGATACACAGAAAAATTAGCTACTCCAGATGTTTCGGTTGCCGATTTGATTGGTGATGTTGATCCAATTAAGGCCGCAACATTGAAACTTCCTTATTCAGATGAAAGAGTAATTCATTATGGATTGATTCCTAGGTCACACAGGGGTATTTTTGTAATTAATGAGCTGCCCGATTTACAGGCTAGAATTCAGGTTGCACTTTTCAATATTTTACAAGAAGGCGATATTCAGATTAGAGGATTCAAATTAAGATTACCACTTGATCTTCAATTTGTGTTTACTGCGAATCCCGAAGATTACACAAATAGAGGCAGTATAATCACTCCATTAAAAGATAGAATAGATGCTCAAATAATAACTCATTATCCTGAATCTATTGAAATTGGCAGAAAGATCACCGCTCAAGAAGCTGCGATTAAGGATGAACAAAATGACGTAGTTGAATTAAACGACCTTTCGAAGGATTTAATTGAACAGATAGCTATAGAAGCGCGCAGTAGTGAATATATTGATGAAAAAAGTGGTGTATCAGCAAGGTTAACAATATCTGCCTTCGAAAGCTTAATTAGTGCAGCAGAACGCAGATCATTAGTTAACAAAGAAGAAAAAGTGTATGTGCGAATGTCTGACTTTACTGGTGTTGTGCCTGCTATTACAGGAAAGGTGGAGTTAGTTTATGAAGGAGAGCAAGAAGGCCCCGGAATAGTGGCACAGACATTAGTCGGAAAGGCCATAAGATCCCAATTTGACCACTATTTTCCAAACCCTGAGGAATTGAGAAAGGATAGGGAAAAGAAAAATCCCTATAAGTCTATAATCAAATGGTTTAATGATGGAAAGAAAATAGACCTTTTTCATGACGATACGGAAAAAGATTATCAAAAAAAGTTGAAAGAAATTCCTGGTTTGAAAGATTTGGTGAAAACCCATCATAGTGGACTCAGTGAAAAAGAAACATATTTTATGATGGAATTTGCTCTGCATGGGATGGCTGAATACAGCTTACTTAGCAAACATGCATTAGCAAAAGGTCATAGTTTTAAAGACCTGTTAAGCAGTATGTTAAATTTTGAAGATTCAGCTGAAAATGATGATGATTTTAATATATAA